A single window of Sphingobium sp. SCG-1 DNA harbors:
- a CDS encoding accessory factor UbiK family protein: MQSENRLFDDLAKLINGAAGTIAGVGREFEANAREKAKEWVGGLDVVSREEFDAVKALAAAAREEVELLKARIDALEGKTPTSVKAKVGAKKPPLAD, from the coding sequence ATGCAAAGCGAAAACCGTCTGTTCGATGACCTTGCCAAGCTGATCAATGGCGCTGCGGGAACGATTGCGGGCGTCGGCCGCGAATTCGAAGCGAATGCGCGCGAAAAGGCCAAAGAGTGGGTCGGTGGGCTCGATGTCGTATCCCGCGAAGAGTTCGATGCGGTAAAGGCGCTCGCCGCCGCCGCCCGCGAAGAAGTGGAATTGCTGAAAGCGCGCATTGATGCGCTGGAAGGCAAGACCCCTACGAGCGTCAAGGCGAAGGTTGGGGCGAAGAAGCCGCCTCTTGCCGACTAA
- a CDS encoding TspO/MBR family protein, which translates to MNEIASKGQLRLSYLRWALFIVPTVVFLGFLSGRLANSGYGNPWFDALTKPAAMPPGWAFGVAWTILYVLMALALAMVLDARRAKGRWTAVALFVVQLGGNLAWSPLFFAAHKVDAALYLIVAILVLATVTTVLFGRIRKAAAWLMVPYLCWLGFAAGLNYDIGRLNPDAETLAAPSLSTQI; encoded by the coding sequence ATGAATGAAATCGCGTCGAAGGGTCAGTTGCGGCTCTCCTACTTGCGATGGGCGCTTTTCATAGTTCCTACAGTCGTTTTCCTGGGTTTTCTCTCCGGACGTCTTGCAAATAGCGGATATGGCAATCCCTGGTTCGATGCCTTGACCAAGCCCGCAGCGATGCCTCCGGGCTGGGCTTTCGGCGTTGCGTGGACGATCCTGTATGTCCTTATGGCGCTCGCGCTGGCGATGGTGCTAGACGCGCGTCGCGCGAAGGGGCGGTGGACTGCGGTGGCTTTGTTCGTGGTGCAGCTTGGCGGCAATCTTGCCTGGTCGCCCCTGTTCTTCGCGGCGCATAAGGTTGATGCTGCGCTCTATCTGATCGTAGCGATCCTAGTCCTTGCGACCGTCACGACGGTGCTGTTCGGGCGTATTCGCAAGGCGGCGGCGTGGTTGATGGTGCCCTATCTGTGCTGGCTCGGCTTTGCCGCCGGTCTCAACTATGACATTGGCCGGCTCAACCCGGACGCGGAGACCCTTGCCGCGCCCTCGTTGAGTACCCAGATATAG
- a CDS encoding TlyA family RNA methyltransferase, giving the protein MAKQRADQMLVDRGLVESRSRAQALILAGIVFTGERKIEKAGQQLPEDAPLDVRGRDHPWVSRGGIKLAHALAHFQWDVTGVVAMDVGSSTGGFTDVLLTNGAAKVYAVDSGTNQLAWKIRNDPRVIVHEQTSARILTPSHIPEPIDMFVCDASFIALAKVLERPLSFAADHARLVALIKPQFEAGREEVGKGGVVRDPAIHQRVCDAAAEWVQTLGWQVVGIVPSPITGPEGNIEFLMAASRESGHP; this is encoded by the coding sequence ATGGCGAAGCAGCGCGCCGATCAGATGCTCGTCGATCGCGGGCTGGTGGAAAGCCGCTCCCGCGCGCAGGCGCTGATCCTTGCAGGCATCGTCTTCACGGGCGAGCGGAAGATCGAGAAGGCGGGGCAGCAATTGCCGGAGGATGCGCCGCTCGATGTGCGGGGCCGCGATCATCCCTGGGTATCACGGGGCGGTATCAAGCTCGCCCATGCTCTCGCGCATTTCCAGTGGGATGTGACCGGCGTCGTGGCGATGGACGTGGGGAGTTCGACCGGCGGCTTCACCGATGTCCTCCTCACCAACGGGGCGGCGAAAGTCTACGCCGTCGACAGCGGCACCAACCAGCTCGCGTGGAAAATCCGCAACGATCCGCGGGTGATTGTTCACGAACAGACCAGCGCCCGCATCCTGACGCCCTCGCATATCCCGGAACCCATCGACATGTTCGTGTGCGATGCCAGCTTCATTGCGCTGGCCAAGGTGCTGGAACGCCCGCTGAGCTTCGCGGCGGACCATGCGCGCCTCGTCGCCCTCATCAAGCCGCAGTTCGAGGCCGGGCGTGAAGAAGTGGGCAAGGGCGGCGTCGTGCGCGATCCGGCCATCCACCAGCGCGTGTGTGACGCTGCGGCAGAGTGGGTACAGACGCTAGGCTGGCAAGTGGTCGGGATCGTACCCAGCCCGATCACCGGACCTGAGGGAAATATCGAATTTCTGATGGCTGCGTCGCGCGAGTCGGGCCATCCGTGA